The Burkholderia mayonis genome window below encodes:
- a CDS encoding DUF2242 domain-containing protein, which translates to MHNRFRPFLVPSAVAIATVLSACSSAPKPLYQQEQFDATASPYARTFHEKSALTCEAARRALLSQGYMASATRPDAVEGSKNFQPSNDSHVVIEFHVVCADADIDGASSIAYVNAVQDRYSLKKSNTSASVGLSVFGSLSLPIGSSDDAMVKIASETIPAGVFYERFFNLVDHFLKIDPTRRDKAAVKAAEKERVAPLPEPAETAEGAPMKLKTPAVPTPPAEPVHPASEAASMPAAASAPASAPTAASASTSAFAPAAASAPASAPAPASVPVPMSAPAPTSTPAPAPTAPPSSSIMRSVTPVVSSSHSAKPLASASPIAPSTNAPVPAESAQTEAATPTAEGAGAPAPTPATTAPVTTENATQSAANDVNAN; encoded by the coding sequence ATGCACAACCGATTCCGACCGTTCCTCGTCCCGTCCGCCGTTGCGATCGCGACCGTGCTGTCCGCCTGCTCGTCCGCGCCCAAGCCCTTGTATCAACAAGAACAGTTCGACGCGACCGCGAGCCCGTACGCGCGCACGTTCCACGAGAAATCGGCCTTGACGTGCGAAGCCGCGCGCCGCGCGCTGCTGAGCCAGGGCTACATGGCGAGCGCGACGCGCCCGGATGCGGTCGAAGGCAGCAAGAACTTCCAGCCGAGCAACGACTCGCACGTCGTCATCGAATTCCACGTCGTCTGCGCGGACGCCGACATCGACGGCGCGTCGAGCATCGCCTACGTGAACGCCGTGCAGGACCGCTACTCGTTGAAGAAGAGCAACACGTCGGCGAGCGTCGGTCTGAGCGTGTTCGGCTCGCTGTCGCTGCCGATCGGCTCGAGCGACGACGCAATGGTCAAGATCGCGAGCGAAACCATTCCCGCCGGCGTGTTCTACGAGCGCTTCTTCAATCTCGTCGACCACTTCCTGAAGATCGATCCGACGCGACGCGACAAGGCCGCGGTCAAGGCGGCCGAAAAGGAACGCGTCGCGCCGCTGCCGGAGCCGGCGGAGACGGCCGAAGGCGCGCCGATGAAGCTGAAAACGCCGGCCGTGCCGACACCGCCGGCGGAGCCCGTGCATCCCGCTTCCGAGGCAGCGTCGATGCCAGCTGCGGCGTCGGCTCCGGCGTCCGCGCCGACCGCGGCTTCGGCTTCGACGTCCGCGTTCGCGCCTGCCGCGGCCTCGGCTCCGGCGTCCGCGCCCGCGCCGGCATCGGTTCCCGTGCCGATGTCCGCACCGGCGCCGACATCCACGCCTGCCCCCGCGCCTACCGCGCCCCCTTCGTCGTCGATCATGCGATCGGTGACGCCCGTGGTGTCGTCGTCTCACTCGGCGAAGCCGTTGGCATCGGCGTCGCCGATCGCGCCGTCGACCAACGCGCCCGTCCCGGCGGAGTCGGCGCAGACCGAGGCCGCCACGCCGACAGCGGAAGGTGCGGGCGCGCCTGCGCCAACACCCGCCACGACGGCCCCGGTAACGACGGAAAACGCAACGCAATCCGCCGCCAACGACGTCAACGCGAACTGA
- a CDS encoding FMN-binding negative transcriptional regulator, whose amino-acid sequence MYVPTHFDERRTDVLHALIAQHPFGILVTHGTSGLDANHIPFELAASEGPLGVLSAHVARANPIWQDVSSGDEVLVVFRAGDAYISPTWYPSKHAFHRQVPTWNYVVVHAHGRITVRDDEKFVRGVVARLTRTHEAALPEPWKMTDAPKDYIDTMLQSIVGLQIDITRLVGKYKLGQNKEARDIRGAAEMLKARGNDLIGDAMLARAVEKPE is encoded by the coding sequence ATGTACGTCCCCACCCATTTCGACGAACGTCGCACCGACGTCCTGCACGCGCTGATCGCGCAACACCCGTTCGGGATCCTGGTCACGCACGGAACGAGCGGACTCGACGCGAACCACATTCCGTTCGAGCTCGCCGCCTCCGAAGGGCCGCTCGGCGTGCTGAGCGCGCACGTCGCTCGCGCGAATCCGATATGGCAGGACGTGTCGAGCGGCGACGAGGTGCTCGTCGTGTTCCGTGCGGGCGACGCGTACATTTCGCCGACCTGGTATCCGAGCAAGCACGCGTTCCACCGGCAGGTGCCGACGTGGAACTATGTCGTCGTCCATGCGCACGGACGCATCACCGTTCGCGACGACGAGAAATTCGTGCGCGGCGTGGTCGCCCGGCTGACGCGCACGCACGAAGCGGCGCTGCCCGAGCCGTGGAAGATGACCGACGCGCCGAAGGACTACATCGACACGATGCTCCAGTCGATCGTCGGCCTGCAGATCGACATCACGCGGCTCGTCGGCAAATACAAGCTCGGGCAGAACAAGGAGGCGCGCGACATCCGCGGGGCCGCCGAAATGCTGAAGGCGCGCGGAAATGATCTGATCGGCGATGCGATGCTCGCGCGGGCGGTGGAGAAACCGGAATAA
- a CDS encoding GGDEF domain-containing protein, giving the protein MSTVFTAHESSRAIGTIARIYTACLLIGFALAPAFLIAYLRFFIDPRLTFEDHQFHELAIAAATLEGLFVTYVTWRCYLSSGEPLLRWLTLGFLGFALIYSLHGAFTGMAHRNIWLFLLYGPASRLVMSFLLLVGQLSYFKDPDPRERRTQRSTWLPWIAGYAVICVIVAAIAYSPIAGDLWTRVSMEGGAMIVSLANVALLLVRRIRTPLMLVYGISVMWFALSSIAFILGKPWNHMWWLAHAIFASGFFLLSFGVVQALMTSRSFATVYSQQDLMARLAESMARTEGALQELTRTNQKLEHLATTDPLTGASNRRKFIEQIQAEIARAKRDGTTFSLLALDLDNFKNINDNYGHQVGDVVLCNFVQQCLAAIRPYDHIARVGGEEFMVLLPKMLADAASGIAERVRTSIANASFGIDGKHTPVTVSIGVSQYGRDGDTVDEILSAADKLLYRAKHEGRNRVVAS; this is encoded by the coding sequence GTGAGCACTGTCTTCACCGCCCATGAATCGTCGCGTGCGATCGGCACGATCGCCCGAATCTATACCGCTTGCCTGCTGATCGGCTTCGCGCTCGCGCCCGCGTTCCTGATCGCGTATCTGCGGTTCTTCATCGATCCCCGCCTGACTTTCGAGGATCATCAATTCCACGAACTGGCGATCGCCGCCGCGACGCTTGAAGGTCTCTTCGTCACCTACGTGACCTGGCGCTGCTACCTGTCGTCGGGTGAGCCGCTGCTTCGCTGGCTCACACTCGGATTTCTCGGCTTCGCACTCATCTATTCGCTGCACGGCGCATTCACCGGGATGGCTCATCGGAACATCTGGCTGTTCCTGCTGTACGGGCCGGCGTCGCGCCTCGTGATGTCGTTCCTGCTGCTCGTCGGGCAGTTGTCTTATTTCAAAGACCCCGATCCACGCGAGCGACGCACGCAGCGCTCGACCTGGCTGCCGTGGATCGCCGGCTACGCCGTCATCTGCGTCATCGTCGCCGCGATCGCGTATTCGCCGATTGCGGGCGATCTCTGGACGCGCGTGTCGATGGAGGGCGGCGCGATGATCGTGTCGCTCGCCAACGTCGCACTGTTGCTCGTGCGCCGCATCCGCACGCCGCTGATGCTCGTCTACGGAATTTCGGTGATGTGGTTCGCGCTGTCGTCGATCGCATTCATTCTCGGCAAGCCTTGGAATCACATGTGGTGGCTTGCCCATGCGATCTTCGCAAGCGGTTTCTTCCTGCTGAGCTTCGGCGTCGTTCAGGCGCTGATGACGTCCCGCTCGTTCGCGACCGTCTACAGCCAGCAGGATCTGATGGCGCGGCTCGCCGAATCGATGGCGCGCACCGAAGGCGCATTGCAGGAACTCACGCGCACCAATCAGAAACTCGAGCATCTCGCGACCACCGATCCGCTGACGGGCGCATCGAACCGGCGCAAGTTCATCGAGCAGATACAGGCGGAAATCGCGCGCGCGAAGCGGGACGGCACGACGTTTTCGCTGCTTGCGCTCGACCTCGACAACTTCAAGAATATCAACGACAACTACGGCCACCAGGTCGGCGACGTCGTGCTGTGCAATTTCGTGCAGCAATGCCTCGCCGCGATCCGCCCATACGATCACATCGCGCGTGTCGGCGGTGAGGAGTTCATGGTGCTGCTGCCGAAGATGCTTGCCGACGCCGCGAGCGGCATCGCCGAGCGCGTACGCACCTCGATCGCGAACGCATCGTTCGGCATCGACGGCAAGCACACGCCCGTGACCGTGAGCATCGGCGTGTCGCAGTACGGTCGCGACGGCGACACCGTCGACGAAATCCTCAGCGCCGCGGACAAGCTGCTCTATCGCGCGAAACATGAAGGCCGCAATCGCGTCGTCGCTTCGTAA
- a CDS encoding DUF1326 domain-containing protein, whose product MSYSLEGRILEVCDCKVLCPCWIGEDPDNGTCRATVAYHYDKGMVDEVDVSGLTVAFAAFVPGNILQGNWRVIIFIDDRATDAQFDVLASVYRGERGGPLADFSQLFGDIVAIERAAIDFDVRDGKGTLKVGNTTYAELEPYRGPTGEPTRLVESIFSTIPGSPAYVGKAGTFRMHEQKLGIDLDLSGQNAIQGFFMFRS is encoded by the coding sequence ATGAGCTATAGCCTGGAGGGGCGCATACTGGAAGTGTGCGATTGCAAGGTGCTTTGCCCGTGCTGGATCGGCGAGGATCCGGACAACGGCACGTGTCGGGCGACGGTCGCCTACCACTACGACAAGGGAATGGTCGACGAGGTGGACGTGTCGGGGCTGACGGTCGCATTCGCCGCGTTCGTTCCGGGCAATATTCTGCAGGGCAATTGGCGGGTGATCATCTTCATCGACGATCGCGCGACCGACGCGCAGTTCGACGTGCTCGCGAGCGTCTATCGCGGCGAACGCGGTGGGCCGCTTGCCGACTTCTCGCAGCTCTTCGGCGACATCGTCGCGATCGAGCGCGCGGCGATCGATTTCGACGTGCGCGACGGCAAGGGCACGCTCAAAGTGGGCAACACCACGTACGCGGAGCTCGAACCCTATCGGGGGCCGACCGGCGAGCCGACGAGGCTCGTCGAGAGCATCTTCTCGACGATTCCCGGATCGCCTGCCTACGTCGGCAAGGCCGGCACGTTCCGCATGCATGAACAGAAGCTCGGCATCGATCTCGATCTGAGCGGGCAGAACGCGATCCAGGGTTTTTTCATGTTCCGTTCGTGA
- a CDS encoding carotenoid oxygenase family protein, producing MTAIDLNAGALAPVADEVDLVDLPVTGSIPRDLNGVLVRNGPNPLRGRFEGDDVLSWWPEDAMLHAVALQDGRAARYRNRWARTQRWARVHDPDRAPSLVDTNPNVNVLVHAGEILALAEGGAPLAITAGLDSLGASRRHPGLAPGMAAHPKVDPHTGELIVFRADWNRPWLRYGVADAAGVQTVDIEVDWPAPSMMHDIAITATHSIVFDLNVAYDFSMLSRGHRMPLRWHDERRARIGVLPRHGGDTRWFDVAPCFIQHVVNAYDRHRSAIVLDVVRYPWFLRLAGDGRTFDDNPVGVLWRYVIDLETGIVAEQPLDDTGIELPRINENRTGRRHRFLYATEQPTNAELRGVVRYDVDAGSTQRYRVPPGDQNSEPVFVPRPGAVDEDDGWLLVCVYRRKTDTSDLVILDGRRIDDEPIATVHLPRRIPAGFHGAWLPGDR from the coding sequence ATGACAGCCATAGACTTGAATGCAGGCGCGTTGGCGCCCGTCGCCGACGAAGTCGACCTCGTCGACCTTCCCGTGACCGGCTCGATTCCGCGCGACCTGAACGGCGTGCTCGTGCGCAACGGACCCAATCCGCTGCGCGGCCGCTTCGAAGGCGACGACGTGCTGTCGTGGTGGCCGGAAGACGCGATGCTGCACGCGGTAGCGCTCCAGGACGGCCGCGCGGCGCGCTACCGGAATCGCTGGGCGCGCACGCAGCGCTGGGCGCGTGTGCACGACCCGGATCGTGCGCCGTCGCTCGTCGACACGAATCCGAACGTGAACGTGCTCGTTCACGCAGGCGAAATCCTCGCGCTCGCCGAAGGCGGCGCGCCGCTCGCGATCACCGCGGGCCTCGACAGCCTCGGCGCGTCGCGCCGCCATCCGGGTCTCGCGCCCGGCATGGCGGCGCATCCGAAAGTCGATCCGCATACCGGCGAGCTGATCGTGTTTCGCGCCGACTGGAACCGGCCGTGGCTGCGCTACGGCGTCGCGGATGCGGCGGGCGTGCAGACCGTCGACATCGAAGTCGATTGGCCGGCGCCGTCGATGATGCACGACATCGCGATCACCGCGACGCACAGCATCGTGTTCGACTTGAACGTCGCATACGACTTCTCGATGCTGTCGCGCGGCCACCGGATGCCGCTGCGCTGGCACGACGAGCGCCGCGCGCGCATCGGCGTCCTGCCGCGCCACGGCGGCGACACGCGCTGGTTCGATGTCGCGCCGTGCTTCATCCAGCACGTCGTCAACGCGTACGACAGGCATCGTTCGGCGATCGTGCTCGATGTCGTCCGCTATCCGTGGTTCCTGCGCCTCGCCGGCGACGGCCGCACGTTCGACGACAACCCGGTCGGCGTGCTGTGGCGCTACGTGATCGATCTCGAGACGGGGATCGTCGCCGAGCAGCCGCTCGACGACACCGGCATCGAGCTGCCCCGCATCAACGAAAACCGGACCGGCCGCCGCCATCGCTTCCTGTACGCGACGGAGCAGCCGACCAATGCGGAACTGCGCGGCGTCGTGCGTTACGACGTCGATGCCGGATCGACGCAGCGCTACCGGGTGCCGCCGGGCGACCAGAACAGCGAGCCGGTGTTCGTCCCGCGTCCGGGCGCCGTCGACGAAGACGACGGCTGGCTGCTCGTCTGCGTGTATCGCCGCAAAACGGATACGAGCGATCTCGTGATCCTCGACGGCCGGCGCATCGACGACGAGCCGATCGCGACCGTGCATCTGCCACGGCGAATCCCGGCGGGATTCCACGGCGCGTGGCTGCCGGGCGACCGCTAA
- a CDS encoding PLP-dependent aminotransferase family protein, with product MARIARIIEIPSIGALDRSTGNLSRQLAQALRDAVRKGDVKPGDALPSTRLLAASLRIARGTVVDAYEQLIAEGFLESRGGADTRVAHALAEPRPGSEPPRAARRRETSAVRSSLPQPAAAYARIAREFAPLPPVPFAISVPVGATAPDDVWRRLGNRLRAKGAAAPTSYADPQGAQPLREAIADYVRKSRSVRCKPDQVIVTSGTQQGLYLACQVLLGAHDRAWVENPAYRGITAILECTGRGDAMVRVPVDADGIDVDAGIRLAHDARAAFVTPSHQYPLGMPMSMARRSALLAWARAGDAWVIEDDYDSELRYEGYPFPSLQGLDPERVVYLGTFSKMLFPSLRLGYLIVPDDLVAAFCGARVLMDRHAPTADQYVLAALMAEGHFDRHIRRVRGVYADHRAQLIDTLGRLLPGDLAWLQPGDQGMHAVLWLAAGIDDLQVTAIAARAGVAVRAVSPMFAPGTARSGLVLGFGGFSREQMDAAAQRLAEVIASVGGAASRDRSKRAGVADDVDAAERRK from the coding sequence ATGGCGAGAATCGCCCGGATCATTGAGATTCCGTCGATCGGCGCACTCGACCGCTCGACCGGAAACCTGAGTCGGCAGTTGGCGCAGGCGCTGCGGGACGCCGTCCGCAAAGGCGATGTCAAACCCGGCGACGCGCTGCCGTCCACGCGGCTGCTCGCGGCTTCGCTGCGGATTGCGCGCGGCACGGTGGTCGATGCGTACGAGCAACTGATCGCGGAGGGGTTTCTGGAGTCGCGGGGCGGCGCGGATACGCGCGTCGCGCACGCGCTCGCCGAGCCGCGACCGGGCAGCGAGCCGCCGCGCGCGGCGCGGCGGCGCGAGACTTCGGCGGTCCGATCGAGCCTGCCGCAGCCGGCTGCGGCGTATGCGCGGATCGCACGGGAATTCGCGCCGTTGCCGCCGGTGCCGTTCGCGATTTCGGTGCCGGTCGGCGCGACGGCGCCCGATGACGTGTGGCGTCGCCTCGGCAACCGTCTGCGGGCGAAGGGCGCCGCCGCGCCGACCAGCTACGCCGATCCGCAAGGCGCGCAGCCGCTTCGCGAAGCGATCGCCGACTACGTGCGCAAGTCGCGCTCGGTGCGTTGCAAGCCGGATCAGGTCATCGTCACGAGCGGCACGCAGCAGGGGCTGTATCTCGCGTGCCAGGTGCTGCTGGGCGCGCACGATCGGGCGTGGGTCGAGAACCCCGCGTACCGCGGCATCACGGCGATTCTCGAATGCACGGGGCGGGGCGATGCGATGGTGCGCGTGCCGGTCGATGCGGACGGCATCGACGTCGACGCGGGCATCCGGCTCGCGCACGACGCGCGCGCCGCGTTCGTCACGCCGTCGCATCAGTATCCGCTCGGCATGCCGATGAGCATGGCGCGGCGCAGCGCGCTGCTCGCGTGGGCGCGCGCGGGCGATGCATGGGTGATCGAGGACGATTACGACAGCGAGCTGCGCTACGAGGGCTATCCGTTTCCGTCGCTGCAGGGCTTGGACCCGGAGCGCGTCGTCTATCTCGGCACCTTCAGCAAGATGCTGTTTCCGTCGCTGCGGCTCGGTTATCTGATCGTGCCGGACGATCTGGTCGCCGCTTTCTGCGGCGCGCGCGTGCTGATGGATCGCCATGCGCCGACCGCGGACCAGTACGTGCTGGCCGCGCTCATGGCTGAAGGGCATTTCGATCGCCACATCCGCCGCGTGCGGGGCGTGTATGCGGATCATCGCGCGCAACTGATCGACACGCTCGGCAGGCTGCTTCCGGGCGACCTGGCCTGGCTGCAGCCGGGCGACCAGGGCATGCACGCGGTGCTTTGGCTCGCGGCGGGCATCGACGACTTGCAGGTCACGGCGATCGCCGCGCGAGCCGGTGTCGCGGTCCGCGCGGTGTCGCCGATGTTCGCGCCGGGGACGGCGCGATCCGGGCTCGTCCTCGGATTCGGCGGATTCAGCCGGGAGCAAATGGATGCGGCCGCGCAGCGTCTTGCCGAGGTGATCGCGTCCGTCGGCGGAGCGGCGTCGCGCGATCGATCGAAGCGGGCGGGCGTCGCCGATGACGTCGATGCGGCTGAGCGACGGAAATGA
- a CDS encoding SDR family oxidoreductase — protein sequence MADHSIKGKTVIVAGGAKNLGGLIARDLAEHGAKAVVIHYNSPGTQADAEATVAAMKAAGAQAVALQADLTTAGAVEKLFADAVAAVGRPDIAINTVGKVLKKPFAEITEAEYDEMAAVNSKSAFFFLKEAGKQVNDNGKILTLVTSLLGAFTPFYAAYAGLKAPVEHFTRAAAKEFGARGISVTAVGPGPMDTPFFYPAEGADAVAYHKTAAALSPFSKTGLTDIEDVVPFIRHLVSDGWWVTGQTILINGGYTTK from the coding sequence ATGGCAGACCATAGCATCAAGGGCAAAACCGTCATCGTCGCGGGCGGCGCGAAGAATCTCGGCGGGCTGATCGCGCGCGATCTCGCCGAGCATGGCGCGAAGGCGGTCGTCATCCATTACAACAGCCCGGGCACGCAGGCCGATGCCGAGGCGACCGTCGCGGCGATGAAGGCGGCGGGCGCGCAGGCGGTCGCGCTGCAGGCGGACCTGACGACGGCGGGCGCCGTCGAGAAGTTGTTCGCCGATGCGGTGGCCGCGGTCGGCCGTCCGGACATCGCGATCAACACGGTCGGCAAGGTGCTGAAGAAGCCGTTCGCCGAGATCACCGAAGCCGAATACGACGAGATGGCTGCCGTCAACTCGAAGTCGGCGTTCTTCTTCCTGAAGGAAGCGGGCAAGCAAGTCAACGACAACGGCAAGATCCTCACGCTCGTGACGTCGCTGCTCGGCGCGTTCACGCCGTTCTACGCGGCCTACGCGGGGCTGAAGGCGCCCGTCGAGCACTTCACGCGCGCGGCGGCGAAGGAATTTGGCGCGCGCGGCATTTCCGTGACGGCGGTCGGCCCGGGCCCGATGGACACGCCGTTCTTCTATCCGGCCGAAGGCGCGGACGCGGTCGCGTATCACAAGACGGCCGCCGCGTTGTCACCGTTTTCGAAGACGGGGCTGACCGACATCGAGGACGTCGTGCCGTTCATTCGCCATCTCGTCAGCGACGGGTGGTGGGTCACCGGCCAGACGATCCTGATCAACGGCGGTTACACGACGAAGTAA
- a CDS encoding DUF2182 domain-containing protein, whose translation MNATSSSRVFVPLAIAMIAAAWITLWMWDSSPYARFLHHVDWSEASLAELCRLIPAGDTIVPAMLHAAAWLLTIVAMMLPTVLPLLRTFERLTAARADRNRLLLMVVLGYLAVWSVFGLAVDAGDAGLHALVRRTPWLAWHGWLVGAIVLALAGAYQFSSLKYRCLDKCRSPLMFVSEQWRGGSARRDSLLLGMRHGLFCVGCCWLLMCLMFAVGAGNVGWMLALGAVMAGEKNLPHGRRLSAPLGVALLGWAASIVVTGLRLV comes from the coding sequence ATGAACGCGACGTCGTCGTCCCGCGTGTTCGTGCCGCTGGCGATCGCGATGATCGCCGCGGCATGGATCACGCTGTGGATGTGGGACAGCAGTCCTTACGCGCGCTTTCTCCATCACGTCGACTGGTCCGAGGCGAGTCTCGCCGAACTGTGCCGGCTGATTCCGGCGGGCGACACGATCGTGCCCGCGATGCTGCATGCCGCCGCGTGGCTGCTGACGATCGTCGCGATGATGTTGCCCACCGTGCTCCCGCTGCTGCGAACGTTCGAGCGCCTGACGGCCGCGCGCGCGGACCGGAACCGTCTGCTGCTGATGGTGGTGCTCGGTTATCTCGCGGTGTGGAGCGTGTTCGGGCTGGCCGTCGATGCAGGCGACGCCGGCCTGCACGCGCTTGTGCGGCGCACGCCGTGGCTTGCATGGCACGGATGGCTCGTCGGCGCGATCGTGCTGGCGCTTGCCGGCGCTTATCAATTCAGTTCGCTCAAGTATCGATGCCTCGACAAGTGCCGGTCGCCGCTGATGTTCGTCAGCGAGCAGTGGCGGGGCGGAAGCGCGCGGCGGGACAGTCTCCTGCTCGGCATGCGGCATGGCCTCTTTTGTGTCGGATGCTGCTGGCTGCTGATGTGTCTGATGTTCGCGGTGGGAGCGGGGAACGTCGGCTGGATGCTGGCGCTCGGAGCCGTGATGGCGGGCGAGAAAAATCTGCCGCACGGCCGGCGATTGAGCGCGCCGCTGGGCGTCGCGTTGCTCGGATGGGCGGCGTCGATCGTCGTGACGGGACTTCGCCTGGTTTGA
- a CDS encoding LysR family transcriptional regulator gives MDRIDLFRVFARVVECANFTRAADTLGMPRSSVSAAIQELEGRVGARLLNRTTRKVTPTQDGAALYERCLRVIADVEETENLFRHSTVGPGGTLRVDMPGRIGRLIVAPALPAFLDQYPQISIDLGVTDRAVNLIEERVDCVLRVGTLSDSGLVARAIGNLPLINVASPAYLARHGVPRTPADLSRHRPIHYASPSSGRIAPWEWVEGDAVRRLSLQGRVTVNNAEAYIACCLSGLGLIQIPAYDVDAHLRAGELVEVLPDHRAAPMPMTLLYPHRQHLSRRLQVFADWLETRLKETVL, from the coding sequence ATGGATCGCATTGACCTCTTTCGCGTGTTCGCGCGCGTCGTCGAATGCGCGAACTTCACACGCGCGGCCGACACGCTCGGGATGCCGCGCTCGTCCGTGTCGGCGGCGATCCAGGAACTGGAGGGCCGGGTCGGCGCGCGGCTGCTCAACCGGACGACGCGCAAGGTGACGCCGACGCAGGACGGCGCCGCGCTCTACGAGCGCTGTCTGCGCGTCATCGCCGACGTCGAGGAAACCGAGAACCTGTTCCGCCATTCGACCGTCGGGCCGGGCGGCACGTTGCGCGTCGACATGCCGGGCCGCATCGGACGCCTGATCGTCGCGCCCGCGCTGCCCGCGTTTCTCGACCAATACCCGCAGATCAGCATCGACCTCGGCGTCACCGATCGCGCGGTGAATCTGATCGAGGAGCGCGTCGACTGCGTGCTGCGCGTCGGCACGCTGAGCGACTCGGGCCTCGTTGCACGCGCGATCGGCAACCTGCCGCTCATCAACGTCGCAAGCCCCGCGTATCTCGCGCGCCACGGCGTGCCGCGCACGCCCGCCGATCTCTCGCGCCATCGGCCGATCCACTACGCCTCGCCGTCGAGCGGACGCATCGCGCCGTGGGAATGGGTCGAAGGCGATGCGGTCAGACGGCTCTCGCTGCAGGGGCGCGTGACCGTCAACAACGCGGAAGCCTATATCGCGTGCTGCCTGTCGGGACTCGGGCTCATCCAGATTCCCGCGTACGACGTCGACGCGCATCTGCGCGCGGGCGAGCTCGTCGAAGTGCTGCCGGACCATCGCGCGGCGCCGATGCCGATGACGCTGCTCTATCCGCATCGGCAGCATCTGTCTCGGCGGCTTCAGGTGTTCGCGGATTGGCTGGAGACACGGCTGAAGGAGACGGTTCTGTAG
- a CDS encoding DUF2239 family protein, with protein MTSAPLPSHIAFDGYRRLAAGPLSTVAIAVKRAVENDAVGGAVLIFDNATGRSIDIDTRGSDDDIATRYAQTASAEDGNAQRDGMARESAPDSAGAPDANGGASEPRGRGRPKLGVVAREVTLLPRHWEWLATQPGGASVVLRRLVDEARRTHAHEDRRRRTQERAYHFMSAIAGDMPGFEEATRALFANDGARLRELVAAWPADVRDHALALAFTNDDAAPPPATL; from the coding sequence ATGACGAGCGCCCCTCTCCCTTCCCACATTGCCTTCGACGGCTATCGGCGGCTTGCGGCCGGCCCGCTGTCGACGGTTGCAATCGCAGTCAAGCGGGCCGTCGAAAACGACGCCGTCGGCGGCGCGGTCCTGATCTTCGACAACGCGACCGGTCGCTCGATCGACATCGACACGCGAGGCTCGGACGACGACATCGCAACCCGCTACGCGCAGACCGCGTCGGCCGAAGACGGCAACGCGCAACGCGACGGCATGGCTCGCGAGTCCGCCCCAGACTCAGCCGGCGCACCCGACGCAAATGGCGGCGCGAGCGAGCCGCGCGGCCGCGGCCGTCCGAAGCTCGGCGTCGTCGCCCGCGAAGTCACGCTGCTGCCGCGCCATTGGGAATGGCTCGCGACGCAGCCGGGCGGCGCGTCCGTCGTGCTGCGCCGCCTCGTCGACGAAGCCCGCCGCACGCACGCGCACGAGGACCGACGCCGCCGGACGCAGGAGCGCGCATACCACTTCATGTCGGCGATCGCGGGCGACATGCCGGGCTTCGAGGAGGCGACGCGCGCGCTCTTCGCGAACGACGGCGCGCGCCTGCGCGAACTGGTCGCCGCGTGGCCCGCCGACGTGCGCGACCACGCGCTCGCGCTTGCGTTCACGAACGACGACGCCGCGCCGCCGCCCGCCACGCTCTGA